Proteins from one Pongo abelii isolate AG06213 chromosome 19, NHGRI_mPonAbe1-v2.0_pri, whole genome shotgun sequence genomic window:
- the NBR1 gene encoding next to BRCA1 gene 1 protein isoform X1 has protein sequence MEPQVTLNVTFKNEIQSFLVSDPENTTWADIEAMVKVSFDLNTIQIKYLDEENEEVSINSQGEYEEALKMAVKQGNQLQMQVHEGHHVVDEAPPPVVGAKRLAARAGKKPLAHYSSLVRVLGSDMKTPEDSAVQSFPLATCDTDQPQDKPPDWFTSYLETFREQVVKETVEKLEQKLHEKLVLQNPSLGSCPSEVSMPTSEETLFLPENQFSWHIACNNCQRRIVGVRYQCSLCPSYNICEDCEAGPYGHDTNHVLLKLRRPVVGSSEPFCHSKYSTPRLPAALEQVRLQKQVDKNFLKAEKQRLRAEKKQRKAEVKELKKQLKLHRKIHLWNSIHGLQSPKSPLGRPESLLQSNTLMLPLQPCTPVMPTLSAAFVDENLPDGTHLQPGTKFIKHWRMKNTGNVKWSADTKLKFMWGNLTLASTEKKDVLVPCLKAGHVGVVSVEFIAPALEGTYTSHWRLSHKGQQFGPRVWCSIIVDPFPSEESPDNIEKGMISSSKTDDLTCQQEETFLLAKEERQLGEVTEQTEGTAACIPQKAKNVASERELYIPSVDLLTAQDLLSFELLDINIVQELERVPHNTPVDMTPCMSPLPHDSPLIEKPGLGQIQEENEGAGFKALPDSMVSVKRKAENIASVEEAEEDLSGTQFVCETVIRSLTLDAAPDHNPPCRQKSLQMKFALPEEGPLGNEREEIVHIAEEEAVMEEEEDEEEDELKDEVQSQSSASSEDYIIILPECFDTSRPLGDSMYSSALSQPGLERGAEGEPGVEAGQEPAEAGERLPGGENQPQEHSISDIFTTSQTLETVPLIPEVVELPPPLPRSSPCVHHHGSPGVDLPVTIPEVSSVPDQIRGEPRGSSGLVNSRQKSYDHSRHHHGSSIAGGLVKGALSVAASAYKALFAGPPVTAQPIVSEDQTAALMAHLFEMGFCDRQLNLQLLKKHNYNILQVVTELLQLNNNDWYSQRY, from the exons gtATCCATCAACAGTCAAG gAGAATATGAAGAAGCGCTTAAG ATGGCAGTTAAACAGGGAAACCAATTGCAGATGCAAGTCCACGAAGGGCACCATGTCGTTGATGAAGCCCCACCCCCAGTTGTAGGAGCAAAACGACTAGCTGCCAGGGCAGGGAAGAAGCCTCTTGCACATTACTCTTCACTGGTGAGAGTCTTGGGATCAGACATGAAGACCCCAGAGGATTCTGCAGTGCAG TCGTTTCCACTTGCTACATGTGACACAGACCAGCCTCAAGACAAGCCCCCCGACTGGTTCACAAGCTACCTGGAGACG TTCAGAGAACAAGTGGTTAAAGAAACAGTTGAGAAGCTTGAACAGAAATTACATGAAAAGCTTGTCCTCCAGAACCCATCCTTGGGTTCTTGTCCCTCAGAAGTCTCAATGCCTACTTCAgaagaaacattgtttttgcCAGAAAACCAGTTCAGCTGGCATATTGCTTGCAACAACTGCCAAAGAAGGATTGTTGGTGTCCGCTACCAGTGTAG CCTATGCCCATCCTACAATATCTGTGAAGATTGTGAAGCAGGGCCATATGGCCACGACACTAACCATGTCCTGCTGAAGTTGCGGAGACCTGTTGTGGGCTCCTCTGAACCGTTTTGTCACTCAAAGTACTCTACTCCTCGTCTTCCTGCTGCTCTGGAACAAGTCAG GCTCCAGAAACAGGTTGATAAGAACTTTCTTAAAGCAGAAAAGCAAAGGTTGCGAGCTGAGAAGAAACAACGTAAAGCAGAGGTCAAGGAACTTAAAAAGCAGCTTAAACTCCATAGGAAAATTCACCTGTGGAATTCAATCCATGGACTCCAGAGCCCCAAGTCTCCTTTAGGCCGACCTGAGAGCTTGCTCCAGTCTAATACCCTGAT GCTCCCTTTGCAGCCCTGTACCCCCGTTATGCCAACGCTCAGTGCAGCATTTGTGGATGAGAATTTGCCTGATGGGACTCACCTTCAGCCAGGAACCAAGTTTATCAAACACTGGAGGATGAAAAATACAGGAAATGTAAAGTGGAGTGCAGACACAAAG CTCAAGTTCATGTGGGGAAACCTGACTTTGGCTTCCACAGAAAAGAAGGATGTTTTGGTTCCCTGCCTCAAGGCCGGCCATGTGGGAGTTGTATCTGTGGAGTTCATTGCCCCAGCCTTGGAGGGAACGTATACTTCCCATTGGCGTCTTTCTCACAAAGGCCAGCAATTTGGGCCTCGGGTCTGGTGCAGTATCATAGTAGATCCTTTCCCCTCCGAAGAGAGCCCTGATAACATTGAAAAGGGCATGATCAGCTCAAGCAAAACTGATGATCTCACCTGCCAGCAAGAG GAAACTTTTCTTCTGGCTAAAGAAGAAAGACAGCTTGGTGAAGTGACTGAGCAGACAGAAGGGACAGCAGCCTGCATCCCACAGAAGGCAAAAAATGTTGCCAGTGAGAGGGAGCTCTACATCCCATCTGTGGATCTTCTGACTGCCCAG GATCTGCTGTCCTTTGAGCTGTTGGATATAAACATTGTTCAAGAGTTGGAGAGAGTGCCCCACAACACCCCTGTGG ATATGACTCCCTGCATGTCTCCTCTGCCACATGACAGTCCTTTAATAGAGAAGCCAGGCTTGGGGCAGATACAGGAAGAGAATGAAGGGGCAGGATTTAAAGCACTTCCCG ATTCTATGGTGTCAGTAAAGAGGAAGGCTGAGAACATTGCTTCTGTGGAGGAAGCAGAAGAAGACCTGAGTGGGACCCAGTTTGTGTGTGAGACAGTAATCCGATCCCTTACTTTGGATGCTGCCCCAGACCACAACCCTCCTTGCAGACAGAAGTCCTTGCAGA TGAAATTTGCCTTGCCTGAAGAAGGACCACTTGGAAATGAGAGGGAGGAGATTGTCCATATCGCTGAGGAAGAAGCTgtcatggaggaggaggaggatgaggaagaggatgAGCTCAAAGATGAAGTTCAAAGTCAGTCCTCTGCTTCCTCAGAGGATTACATCATCATCCTGCCTGAGTGTTTTGATACCAGCCGCCCCCTGGGGGATTCTATGTACAGCTCTGCGCTCTCACAGCCAGGCCTGGAGCGAGGTGCTGAAGGCGAGCCTGGGGTTGAGGCTGGGCAGGAACCAGCTGAAGCTGGGGAGAGACTCCCTGGAGGGGAGAACCAGCCACAGGAGCACAGCATAAGTGACATCTTCACGACCTCACAGACTCTGGAAACAGTGCCCCTAATCCCAGAGGTAGTGGAGCTTCCACCGCCACTGCCCAG GAGCTCTCCTTGTGTACATCATCATGGTTCCCCAGGAGTGGATTTACCAGTTACCATACCAGAAGTTTCTTCAGTCCCTGATCAGATCAGAGGAG AGCCCAGAGGCTCATCAGGACTTGTAAACAGCAGACAGAAGAGCTATGACCACTCAAG GCACCATCATGGGAGCAGCATTGCTGGAGGACTGGTGAAGGGGGCTTTGTCTGTTGCTGCCTCTGCATACAAGGCCCTGTTTGCTGGGCCACCAGTCACTGCACAG CCAATAGTTTCTGAAGATCAGACAGCAGCCCTGATGGCCCATCTCTTTGAAATGGGATTCTGTGACAGGCAGCTGAACCTACAGCTGCTGAAGAAACACAATTACAATATCCTGCAGGTTGTGACAGAACTTCTTCAGTTAAACAACAACGACTGGTACAGCCAACGCTATTGA
- the NBR1 gene encoding next to BRCA1 gene 1 protein (The RefSeq protein has 1 non-frameshifting indel compared to this genomic sequence), producing MEPQVTLNVTFKNEIQSFLVSDPENTTWADIEAMVKVSFDLNTIQIKYLDEENEEVSINSQGEYEEALKMAVKQGNQLQMQVHEGHHVVDEAPPPVVGAKRLAARAGKKPLAHYSSLVRVLGSDMKTPEDSAVQSFPLATCDTDQPQDKPPDWFTSYLETFREQVVKETVEKLEQKLHEKLVLQNPSLGSCPSEVSMPTSEETLFLPENQFSWHIACNNCQRRIVGVRYQCSLCPSYNICEDCEAGPYGHDTNHVLLKLRRPVVGSSEPFCHSKYSTPRLPAALEQVRLPLQPCTPVMPTLSAAFVDENLPDGTHLQPGTKFIKHWRMKNTGNVKWSADTKLKFMWGNLTLASTEKKDVLVPCLKAGHVGVVSVEFIAPALEGTYTSHWRLSHKGQQFGPRVWCSIIVDPFPSEESPDNIEKGMISSSKTDDLTCQQEETFLLAKEERQLGEVTEQTEGTAACIPQKAKNVASERELYIPSVDLLTAQDLLSFELLDINIVQELERVPHNTPVDMTPCMSPLPHDSPLIEKPGLGQIQEENEGAGFKALPDSMVSVKRKAENIASVEEAEEDLSGTQFVCETVIRSLTLDAAPDHNPPCRQKSLQMKFALPEEGPLGNEREEIVHIAEEEAVMEEEEDEEEEDELKDEVQSQSSASSEDYIIILPECFDTSRPLGDSMYSSALSQPGLERGAEGEPGVEAGQEPAEAGERLPGGENQPQEHSISDIFTTSQTLETVPLIPEVVELPPPLPRSSPCVHHHGSPGVDLPVTIPEVSSVPDQIRGEPRGSSGLVNSRQKSYDHSRHHHGSSIAGGLVKGALSVAASAYKALFAGPPVTAQPIVSEDQTAALMAHLFEMGFCDRQLNLQLLKKHNYNILQVVTELLQLNNNDWYSQRY from the exons gtATCCATCAACAGTCAAG gAGAATATGAAGAAGCGCTTAAG ATGGCAGTTAAACAGGGAAACCAATTGCAGATGCAAGTCCACGAAGGGCACCATGTCGTTGATGAAGCCCCACCCCCAGTTGTAGGAGCAAAACGACTAGCTGCCAGGGCAGGGAAGAAGCCTCTTGCACATTACTCTTCACTGGTGAGAGTCTTGGGATCAGACATGAAGACCCCAGAGGATTCTGCAGTGCAG TCGTTTCCACTTGCTACATGTGACACAGACCAGCCTCAAGACAAGCCCCCCGACTGGTTCACAAGCTACCTGGAGACG TTCAGAGAACAAGTGGTTAAAGAAACAGTTGAGAAGCTTGAACAGAAATTACATGAAAAGCTTGTCCTCCAGAACCCATCCTTGGGTTCTTGTCCCTCAGAAGTCTCAATGCCTACTTCAgaagaaacattgtttttgcCAGAAAACCAGTTCAGCTGGCATATTGCTTGCAACAACTGCCAAAGAAGGATTGTTGGTGTCCGCTACCAGTGTAG CCTATGCCCATCCTACAATATCTGTGAAGATTGTGAAGCAGGGCCATATGGCCACGACACTAACCATGTCCTGCTGAAGTTGCGGAGACCTGTTGTGGGCTCCTCTGAACCGTTTTGTCACTCAAAGTACTCTACTCCTCGTCTTCCTGCTGCTCTGGAACAAGTCAG GCTCCCTTTGCAGCCCTGTACCCCCGTTATGCCAACGCTCAGTGCAGCATTTGTGGATGAGAATTTGCCTGATGGGACTCACCTTCAGCCAGGAACCAAGTTTATCAAACACTGGAGGATGAAAAATACAGGAAATGTAAAGTGGAGTGCAGACACAAAG CTCAAGTTCATGTGGGGAAACCTGACTTTGGCTTCCACAGAAAAGAAGGATGTTTTGGTTCCCTGCCTCAAGGCCGGCCATGTGGGAGTTGTATCTGTGGAGTTCATTGCCCCAGCCTTGGAGGGAACGTATACTTCCCATTGGCGTCTTTCTCACAAAGGCCAGCAATTTGGGCCTCGGGTCTGGTGCAGTATCATAGTAGATCCTTTCCCCTCCGAAGAGAGCCCTGATAACATTGAAAAGGGCATGATCAGCTCAAGCAAAACTGATGATCTCACCTGCCAGCAAGAG GAAACTTTTCTTCTGGCTAAAGAAGAAAGACAGCTTGGTGAAGTGACTGAGCAGACAGAAGGGACAGCAGCCTGCATCCCACAGAAGGCAAAAAATGTTGCCAGTGAGAGGGAGCTCTACATCCCATCTGTGGATCTTCTGACTGCCCAG GATCTGCTGTCCTTTGAGCTGTTGGATATAAACATTGTTCAAGAGTTGGAGAGAGTGCCCCACAACACCCCTGTGG ATATGACTCCCTGCATGTCTCCTCTGCCACATGACAGTCCTTTAATAGAGAAGCCAGGCTTGGGGCAGATACAGGAAGAGAATGAAGGGGCAGGATTTAAAGCACTTCCCG ATTCTATGGTGTCAGTAAAGAGGAAGGCTGAGAACATTGCTTCTGTGGAGGAAGCAGAAGAAGACCTGAGTGGGACCCAGTTTGTGTGTGAGACAGTAATCCGATCCCTTACTTTGGATGCTGCCCCAGACCACAACCCTCCTTGCAGACAGAAGTCCTTGCAGA TGAAATTTGCCTTGCCTGAAGAAGGACCACTTGGAAATGAGAGGGAGGAGATTGTCCATATCGCTGAGGAAGAAGCTgtcatggaggaggaggaggatgaggaagaggatgAGCTCAAAGATGAAGTTCAAAGTCAGTCCTCTGCTTCCTCAGAGGATTACATCATCATCCTGCCTGAGTGTTTTGATACCAGCCGCCCCCTGGGGGATTCTATGTACAGCTCTGCGCTCTCACAGCCAGGCCTGGAGCGAGGTGCTGAAGGCGAGCCTGGGGTTGAGGCTGGGCAGGAACCAGCTGAAGCTGGGGAGAGACTCCCTGGAGGGGAGAACCAGCCACAGGAGCACAGCATAAGTGACATCTTCACGACCTCACAGACTCTGGAAACAGTGCCCCTAATCCCAGAGGTAGTGGAGCTTCCACCGCCACTGCCCAG GAGCTCTCCTTGTGTACATCATCATGGTTCCCCAGGAGTGGATTTACCAGTTACCATACCAGAAGTTTCTTCAGTCCCTGATCAGATCAGAGGAG AGCCCAGAGGCTCATCAGGACTTGTAAACAGCAGACAGAAGAGCTATGACCACTCAAG GCACCATCATGGGAGCAGCATTGCTGGAGGACTGGTGAAGGGGGCTTTGTCTGTTGCTGCCTCTGCATACAAGGCCCTGTTTGCTGGGCCACCAGTCACTGCACAG CCAATAGTTTCTGAAGATCAGACAGCAGCCCTGATGGCCCATCTCTTTGAAATGGGATTCTGTGACAGGCAGCTGAACCTACAGCTGCTGAAGAAACACAATTACAATATCCTGCAGGTTGTGACAGAACTTCTTCAGTTAAACAACAACGACTGGTACAGCCAACGCTATTGA